A region from the Thermodesulfovibrionales bacterium genome encodes:
- a CDS encoding ABC transporter ATP-binding protein, with amino-acid sequence MLRLEDIHVSYGHAEALRGIHLEVQKGEVVCLIGNNGAGKSTTLMTISGILKPGEGRVLFEDRVINDLRPDERVKLGISQVPEGRRIFPRLTVRENLEMGAFLNTGRLRDNLARVFTIFPVLREREKQAGGTLSGGEQQMLAIGRALMSDPKMLLLDEPSLGLAPIIVSKIFKIIREICNEGMTVLLVEQNAHTALDLSKRGYVIENGRISVSGTGEELLRNDLVRKAYLGE; translated from the coding sequence ATGCTCAGACTCGAAGATATCCATGTCTCCTACGGCCATGCTGAAGCCCTGAGGGGGATTCATTTGGAGGTTCAGAAGGGAGAGGTGGTATGTCTCATCGGGAACAATGGCGCAGGAAAATCGACGACACTCATGACCATATCCGGCATCCTTAAACCAGGGGAAGGAAGGGTCCTCTTCGAGGACAGGGTGATAAACGATCTCAGGCCCGATGAGAGGGTCAAGTTAGGGATCAGTCAGGTCCCTGAGGGACGGAGGATATTCCCCAGACTGACGGTAAGAGAGAATCTCGAGATGGGTGCATTTCTGAATACCGGTCGTCTGAGGGACAACCTCGCAAGGGTCTTTACCATCTTCCCTGTTCTCAGGGAGAGAGAAAAACAAGCCGGTGGAACGCTGAGCGGAGGCGAGCAGCAGATGCTTGCCATCGGAAGGGCGCTCATGTCGGATCCGAAGATGCTCCTCCTCGATGAGCCGTCATTGGGCCTCGCCCCGATTATCGTGAGTAAGATTTTCAAGATCATCAGGGAGATATGCAATGAGGGAATGACGGTCCTCCTTGTCGAGCAGAACGCCCATACAGCCCTTGACCTCTCGAAGAGGGGCTATGTCATCGAGAACGGAAGGATAAGCGTCTCCGGAACGGGTGAGGAACTTCTGAGGAATGACCTGGTCAGAAAGGCGTACCTCGGGGAGTGA
- a CDS encoding ABC transporter ATP-binding protein: MYLLDVRGLTKHFGGIRAIEDVSFRVREGSIVSIIGPNGAGKTTLFNCLTGLTKPTKGEVHLSDAAITGLPSYRVVALGVARTFQNIRLFREMTVLDNVLVSQHLKIRSGLVAAVIRGKEFLSEEKTAREKAFEYLDFVGLSDSAHIVSSNLPYGDQRRLEIARALATEPVLLLLDEPTAGMNPQETGELMEIIKRLQRLGKTIVLIEHDMKVVMGISETIVVLDHGVKIAEGNPEEIRNDPMVIEAYLGG; the protein is encoded by the coding sequence ATGTACCTCCTAGATGTCAGAGGTCTGACGAAACACTTTGGCGGGATCAGGGCGATCGAGGACGTGAGCTTCAGGGTGCGCGAGGGCTCTATCGTGAGCATCATAGGTCCGAATGGCGCTGGCAAGACGACCCTGTTCAACTGTCTCACCGGGCTCACAAAGCCGACAAAGGGAGAGGTCCACCTGTCTGACGCTGCCATAACCGGCCTTCCGTCCTACCGTGTCGTCGCCCTCGGCGTGGCCAGGACATTTCAGAACATACGGCTGTTCAGAGAGATGACCGTTCTCGACAATGTCCTCGTTTCCCAACATCTAAAGATCAGGTCGGGACTCGTAGCCGCAGTCATACGGGGGAAGGAGTTTCTTTCTGAAGAGAAGACGGCAAGGGAGAAGGCCTTTGAGTATCTCGATTTCGTCGGGCTCAGTGATTCGGCCCATATCGTCTCCTCGAATCTCCCCTATGGTGACCAGAGGCGTCTCGAGATCGCGAGGGCGCTGGCGACGGAACCCGTTCTCCTGCTCCTTGACGAGCCGACGGCAGGCATGAATCCCCAGGAGACGGGGGAGCTTATGGAGATTATCAAGAGACTCCAGAGGCTCGGCAAGACCATCGTCCTCATCGAACATGATATGAAGGTCGTCATGGGGATATCGGAGACGATCGTTGTCCTTGACCACGGAGTGAAGATTGCCGAAGGGAATCCCGAAGAGATCAGGAACGATCCGATGGTTATAGAGGCCTATCTCGGTGGATAG